AAAAGAGATTTTAATTTATTCATATTTTTTATTCTTAAAAAAGCAAACTTTCTACTTTTAAGGTATTTACTAAATCTTTTTTCCATGTGCATAAATAAAATACTTATCTGTAATCTTGACATCAGCGTCAAAACCCACTTGATTTAGCTTCTCTTGAAGTTCATCAGGGTGATAGAAAATTTTGACAATTTGATATTCCTGTTTATCATTTAACTTGCGGGTTATATATATATTTCTGTCGTTTTCTAAGGTATGATCTTTAGCCGTAGATGTAGGCTCAAAGCGAGAGTCAATGATAAACACTTGTCCACCAATACAAACAGATTGATAAACTTTTGCTAAAAATGAGTCTACTAAGGTTGGCGGCACATGAGACAACCAAAATGCAAAGAACACCAAATCATATTCAGTATCAGGTTGCCATGTAAATAAATCAAGTTGCTGATATTCAACAATCGGAGAGTTTAACTTAGAGCGATTAATTGCAATCACTTCTTTAGAAGCAT
This region of Nostoc sp. UHCC 0302 genomic DNA includes:
- a CDS encoding class I SAM-dependent methyltransferase produces the protein MTDNILQQQIDYYRARANEYDEWFYRIGRYDRGEVNNQRWFEEIAVVKSAVQQIVGVNDILELASGTGIWTRELLNIGKKITAIDASKEVIAINRSKLNSPIVEYQQLDLFTWQPDTEYDLVFFAFWLSHVPPTLVDSFLAKVYQSVCIGGQVFIIDSRFEPTSTAKDHTLENDRNIYITRKLNDKQEYQIVKIFYHPDELQEKLNQVGFDADVKITDKYFIYAHGKKI